A window of the Lactuca sativa cultivar Salinas chromosome 5, Lsat_Salinas_v11, whole genome shotgun sequence genome harbors these coding sequences:
- the LOC111898337 gene encoding DExH-box ATP-dependent RNA helicase DExH3, translating into MHSRLGFLLTSSFRRKSPLSTFFIHDTSSKSILLDSSRVLYRRSSNINNGAPFSRFLSSILHYGGARYLSSYAVDQFSDDEYECDYENNPASSSVANIDEWKWKLSMLLHSNTEQEIITRDKRDKRDYEQISNLAKKMGLYCEIYGKVVVASKVPLPNYRPDLDDKRPQREVVIPLSLQRRVEGLLQEHLDRMQLNSGDVTGESSHHAELANRGSNGNPDSLVDGSLMEKVLQRRSLQMRNMQRSWEESPEGKKMLQARMSLPAFKEKERLLQAIAQNQVIIISGETGCGKTTQLPQYILESEIESGRGAFCNILCTQPRRISAMAVAERVSSERGEPLGESVGYKVRLEGMKGKNTHLLFCTSGILLRRLLSDHNLHGVTHVFVDEIHERGMNEDFLLIVLKDLLPRRRDLRLILMSATLNAELFSNYFQEAPMIHIPGFTHPVRAHFLEDILEITGYKLTSFNQIDDYGQEKLWKTQRQLVPRKRKNQITSLVEDALTQSNFENYSSKARDSLSCWNPDNIGFNLIEAVLCHISRKERQGAVLVFMTGWDDISCLKSQLKAHPLLGDPNRVQLLTCHGSMATSEQKLIFEKPPPNVRKIVLATNMAEASITINDVVFVVDCGKAKETTYDALNNTPCLLPSWISQASARQRRGRAGRVQPGECFHLYPRCVYDAFSEYQLPELLRTPLNSLCLQIKSLEVGSIGEFLSAALQPPEPLAVQNAVDFLKMIGALDENENLTHLGKYLAMLPLDPKLGKMLIMGAFFRCFDPILTIVAGLSVRDPFLLPQEKKDQASTAKSRFSAKDYSDHMALVRAYEGWKEAEREGSAYEYCWRNFLSAQTLQAIHSLRNQFIHILKDAQILETESGINNRLSHNQSLVRAIICSGLFPGIASVVHRETSMSFKTMDDGQVLLYANSVNTRYQTIPYPWLVFGEKVKVNTVFIRDSTGVSDSILILFGGGVVNGVSPGHLKMLGGYIDFFMDPNLADTYVILKKEFDQLLQNKLKDPDLDIHKEGKYLMLAVQELVSGDQCEGRFVFGRETKRVKESNDNDSFTRDGANPKSLLQTLLMRAGHSPPKYKTKHLKTNEFRALVEFKGMQFVGKPKKNKQLAERDAAVEALGWLTHTSGLKKDEDGDSPLDLTDNMLKLLSKPRKPKSR; encoded by the exons ATGCATTCCAGGTTAGGGTTTCTGTTGACATCCAGTTTCAGAAGGAAATCTCCACTTTCTACTTTCTTCATACACGATACTTCCTCAAAAAGTATCCTGCTTGATTCTTCTCGGGTATTATATCGGCGTTCTTCTAACATTAATAATGGAGCTCCCTTTTCCCGGTTCCTTTCATCGATTTTGCACTATGGAGGGGCACGTTATCTTAGCAGCTACGCAGTTGATCAGTTCTCGGACGATGAGTACGAATGCGATTACGAGAATAACCCG GCATCATCATCAGTGGCAAATATTGACGAATGGAAATGGAAACTTAGCATGCTTTTACATAGCAACACAGAGCAAGAGATCATAACCAGAGACAAAAGAGACAAGAGAGACTATGAACAAATATCTAATCTCGCCAAGAAAATGGGCCTTTACTG TGAAATATATGGAAAAGTAGTGGTTGCAAGCAAGGTCCCTCTTCCCAACTATCGCCCAGATCTTGATGATAAACGCCCCCAAAGAGAG GTAGTTATCCCATTAAGCTTGCAAAGAAGAGTAGAAGGTTTACTCCAAGAACATCTTGACCGAATGCAATTGAATTCTGGAGATGTCACGGGTGAATCTAGTCATCATGCTGAGCTGGCAAACAGGGGTAGTAATGGTAATCCAGACTCTTTAGTAGATGGATCTCTTATGGAAAAGGTTCTTCAAAGACGTAGTTTACAGATGAGAAACATGCAAAGATCTTGGGAG GAGTCACCAGAAGGAAAGAAAATGCTACAAGCTCGTATGTCTCTTCCTGCATTTAAAGAGAAAGAAAGACTCCTTCAAGCAATTGCACAGAAtcaagttattatcatatctggAGAGACTGGATGTGGGAAAACCACtcaacttccacaatacattttGGAATCTGAGATAGAATCTGGTCGTGGGGCATTCTGTAACATACTGTGTACCCAACCACGGAGAATCTCTGCCATGGCTGTTGCAGAAAGAGTTTCTTCTGAAAGGGGAGAGCCTCTTGGTGAATCA GTTGGTTATAAAGTTCGATTAGAGGGTATGAAAGGAAAAAACACTCATCTTCTTTTTTGTACAAGTGGTATTTTGCTAAGAAGGTTGCTAAGTGACCACAACTTGCATGGTGTAACACATGTTTTTGTTGATGAGATACATGAAAGAGGCATGAATGAAG ACTTCTTATTGATTGTATTGAAGGACCTTCTCCCACGTCGTAGGGACTTGAGATTGATACTCATGAGTGCTACATTGAATGCTGAGCTTTTTTCCAATTATTTTCAAGAAGCACCAATGATTCATATACCT GGTTTCACTCACCCAGTGAGGGCACATTTCTTAGAAGATATACTGGAGATAACTGGTTATAAATTAACTTCTTTCAACCAAATTGATGATTATGGTCAAGAAAAGTTATGGAAAACACAAAGACAATTAGTCCCACGCAAAAGGAAAAACCAAATTACATCACTTGTTGAG GATGCATTGACTCAATCAAACTTTGAGAATTATAGCTCAAAAGCTCGTGATTCTCTATCTTGTTGGAATCCAGATAACATTGGATTCAATCTTATTGAAGCAGTTTTATGTCATATTTCACGTAAAGAAAGACAAGGTGCTGTTTTAGTATTTATGACAGGGTGGGATGATATTAGTTGTTTGAAAAGTCAACTCAAAGCTCATCCTTTACTTGGAGATCCCAATAGAGTTCAACTGCTGACATGTCATGGTTCCATGGCCACATCTGAACAG AAACTTATATTTGAAAAACCACCTCCAAATGTGCGTAAAATAGTtcttgctacaaatatggcaGAAGCAAGTATTACAATTAATGATGTGGTTTTTGTGGTTGATTGTGGAAAAGCTAAAGAGACTACATATGATGCTCTTAACAACACTCCTTGTTTGTTGCCTTCATGGATATCACAAGCATCTGCTCGCCAA AGAAGGGGTAGGGCAGGGCGTGTACAACCAGGGGAATGTTTCCATCTTTACCCTCGATGTGTTTATGATGCTTTTTCTGAATATCAACTACCCGAGCTTTTAAGAACTCCTTTAAATTCtctttgtttgcaaataaaaagTTTGGAAGTTGGAAGTATTGGAGAGTTTTTATCAGCTGCTTTGCAGCCTCCAGAGCCATTAGCT GTCCAAAATGCTGTGGATTTTTTGAAGATGATTGGAGCATTAGATGAAAATGAAAATCTTACACATCTTG GTAAATATCTGGCAATGCTTCCATTGGATCCGAAATTAGGGAAAATGCTGATAATGGGTGCTTTTTTTCGTTGCTTTGATCCTATTCTTACAATTGTTGCTGGACTTAGTGTCAGGGATCCTTTTCTTTTGCCTCAAGAGAAGAAAGAC CAAGCTAGTACAGCAAAATCAAGATTTTCTGCAAAGGATTACAGTGATCATATGGCGCTTGTTCGTGCATATGAAGGATGGAAAGAAGCTGAAAGAGAAGGATCTGCTTATGAATATTGTTGGAGGAATTTCCTTTCTGCTCAAACTCTTCAAGCTATACATTCTTTAAGGAATCAGTTTATCCATATTTTGAAAGATGCTCAGATACTTGAGACTGAATCAGGGATTAACAACAGATTGAGTCATAATCAATCATTGGTTAGAGCCATTATATGCTCAGGCCTCTTTCCTGGCATTGCATCTGTAGTG CATAGGGAGACATCAATGTCCTTCAAAACTATGGATGATGGCCAAGTCTTACTCTATGCA AATTCTGTGAACACACGATACCAGACAATTCCATATCCATGGCTGGTCTTTGGggaaaaagtcaaagtcaacactgtATTTATCCGGGATTCTACTGGTGTCTCTGATTCCATTTTGATCCTCTTTGGTGGTGGTGTAGTCAATGGCGTTTCG CCTGGACACTTGAAAATGCTTGGTGGGTATATTGATTTCTTCATGGATCCTAATTTGGCTGATACCTATGTCATCCTAAAGAAGGAATTCGATCAGCTCCTACAAAACAAG CTTAAAGATCCGGATCTTGACATCCACAAAGAAGGAAAATATCTCATGCTTGCAGTCCAAGAGCTGGTGTCGGGAGACCAATGCGAAGGGCGATTTGTATTCGGGCGCGAAACcaaaagggtaaaagagtcaaaTGACAACGATAGCTTCACAAGAGATGGAGCAAACCCTAAAAGCTTACTCCAAACCTTGTTAATGAGAGCTGGCCACTCGCCTCCGAAATACAAAACAAAGCATTTGAAAACAAACGAATTTAGGGCGTTGGTGGAATTCAAAGGAATGCAATTTGTAGGAAAACcaaagaaaaacaaacaacttGCGGAAAGAGATGCGGCTGTTGAGGCGTTAGGGTGGTTGACTCACACTTCCGGTTTAAAAAAAGATGAAGATGGTGATTCGCCTCTTGATTTGACTGATAACATGTTGAAGCTTTTGAGTAAACCGAGAAAACCAAAATCGCGATAA